A single Marinilabiliales bacterium DNA region contains:
- the murA gene encoding UDP-N-acetylglucosamine 1-carboxyvinyltransferase, producing MASFEIRGGYPLKGELTAQGAKNEALQIISATILTCEKVTIGNIPEILDVIRLIELIEKLGVEVEKTGEGRYEFRACNLNPGYLLSDDFRARAANLRGSVMIIGPLLARFGKAYMPKPGGDKIGRRRLDTHFTGFIKLGAKFEYDVRKDFYRVEGKDLKGCYMLLDEASVTGTANIVMAAVLAKGTTTIYNAACEPYLQQLCKMLNRMGARISGVGSNLLTIEGVESLGGTEHTVLPDMIEIGSFIGMAAMTESEITIKNVSYDNLGIIPDAFSRLGIKLERQGDDIFIPSQSHYEIETYIDGSIMTIADAIWPGLTPDLLSVFLVVATQSKGSVLIHQKMFESRLFFVDKLMDMGAQIILCDPHRATVIGLNKQFRLRATNMVSPDIRAGVALLIAAMSAEGTSVINNIDQIDRGYQRIDERLNALGARIKRIA from the coding sequence ATGGCATCTTTTGAAATCAGGGGCGGGTACCCCCTAAAGGGAGAACTGACTGCCCAGGGTGCAAAGAACGAAGCGCTCCAGATCATCTCTGCAACAATTCTTACATGCGAGAAGGTCACCATCGGCAACATTCCCGAAATCCTTGATGTGATCAGGCTTATTGAGCTTATCGAAAAGCTTGGCGTAGAGGTCGAAAAAACCGGTGAAGGCCGCTACGAATTCAGGGCGTGCAATTTAAATCCCGGATACCTTCTTTCTGACGATTTCAGGGCAAGGGCTGCCAACCTTCGCGGATCGGTCATGATAATAGGCCCGCTACTGGCAAGGTTTGGCAAGGCCTATATGCCCAAACCGGGAGGCGACAAGATAGGGCGCAGGAGGCTTGACACCCACTTTACGGGCTTCATAAAACTTGGTGCAAAATTTGAATATGATGTAAGGAAGGACTTTTACCGGGTCGAGGGCAAAGATCTGAAAGGATGCTATATGCTTCTTGATGAGGCATCGGTAACCGGAACAGCGAATATTGTGATGGCGGCGGTCCTTGCAAAGGGAACAACTACAATATACAATGCCGCATGTGAACCTTACCTTCAGCAACTATGCAAAATGCTGAACCGAATGGGTGCCAGGATATCCGGTGTGGGATCAAACCTCCTCACAATTGAAGGAGTTGAAAGCCTTGGCGGCACAGAACACACGGTTCTGCCCGATATGATAGAGATAGGTTCCTTTATCGGCATGGCAGCAATGACCGAATCGGAAATTACCATAAAAAATGTGTCGTACGACAATCTTGGTATAATACCCGATGCCTTCAGCAGGCTTGGAATAAAACTTGAAAGACAGGGTGATGATATATTTATACCTTCACAGTCCCACTATGAGATTGAGACATATATTGACGGTTCTATAATGACAATCGCCGACGCCATATGGCCGGGACTTACCCCTGACCTGCTCAGCGTCTTCCTGGTGGTAGCCACCCAGTCAAAAGGGAGTGTGCTGATACATCAGAAAATGTTTGAAAGCCGTCTCTTCTTTGTTGACAAGCTGATGGATATGGGAGCCCAGATTATACTCTGTGACCCTCACCGCGCAACGGTCATTGGCCTTAACAAACAGTTCAGGCTCCGGGCTACAAATATGGTCTCGCCCGATATCAGAGCCGGCGTTGCCCTGCTCATAGCGGCCATGTCGGCCGAGGGCACAAGCGTCATCAATAATATTGATCAGATCGACAGGGGATACCAGAGAATTGATGAAAGGCTCAATGCCTTAGGCGCCAGAATTAAAAGGATCGCCTGA
- a CDS encoding TlpA family protein disulfide reductase, producing the protein MRIIRFAALAALVIILALWLTGRKNGTTGTSPENAATVQPTGNTGNRIGDTAPDIELLTPDGETVTLSSLRGNVVMLDFWASWCGPCRRSNPAKVEAWERFRDKEFVNGSGFSLFSVSLDTNRESWIKGIEDDNLGWDHHVSDLLGWSSETAALYQVRSIPASWLIDGNGMIIARNLRGDDISEALTGLLTGQDAVTLNNL; encoded by the coding sequence ATGCGCATTATTAGATTTGCTGCTCTCGCAGCACTGGTTATAATACTTGCTCTGTGGCTGACAGGCAGGAAAAACGGAACTACAGGCACTTCACCTGAAAATGCTGCCACTGTTCAGCCTACCGGCAACACGGGGAACAGGATAGGCGACACCGCTCCCGACATAGAGCTGTTAACTCCGGACGGAGAAACGGTTACACTTTCCTCACTGAGGGGCAACGTGGTAATGCTCGATTTCTGGGCATCGTGGTGCGGACCATGCCGCAGGAGTAATCCTGCAAAGGTAGAGGCCTGGGAGCGTTTCAGGGACAAGGAGTTTGTCAACGGCAGCGGCTTCAGTTTGTTTTCTGTTTCACTCGACACCAACAGGGAGTCCTGGATCAAAGGTATTGAAGATGATAATCTCGGGTGGGATCACCATGTCAGTGACCTTCTGGGATGGAGCTCCGAAACCGCTGCGCTTTACCAGGTAAGGAGCATACCTGCAAGCTGGCTTATAGACGGCAATGGCATGATAATTGCCAGAAACCTGAGAGGCGACGATATATCAGAAGCACTGACCGGACTTCTAACCGGGCAGGATGCCGTCACCCTTAACAATTTATAA
- the grpE gene encoding nucleotide exchange factor GrpE, giving the protein MVKKKTTGKRQKEGVKTGKGKAAGKEKDPGIPVDKGNAGETVTEDADVAVLEEKLRETENKYLRLAAEFDNYRKRTLKEKSDLVRFAGEDILTGLLPVMDDFDRALQNLDGTNEIGAIKKGVELIYTKLKDYLRRKGVKEIEALGDEFNTDMHEAVTKFPVDDKKKKGRIVDVIEKGYMLHDKVIRYAKVVVGE; this is encoded by the coding sequence ATGGTAAAGAAAAAGACCACCGGGAAGAGACAGAAGGAAGGTGTTAAGACCGGTAAGGGGAAAGCTGCCGGTAAGGAGAAAGATCCCGGGATACCTGTTGATAAAGGAAATGCAGGTGAAACGGTTACTGAAGATGCTGATGTAGCCGTACTTGAAGAGAAGCTCAGGGAGACCGAGAACAAGTATCTGAGGCTGGCAGCGGAATTTGATAATTACCGGAAACGGACACTTAAGGAAAAGTCTGACCTTGTGCGTTTTGCAGGAGAGGATATTTTGACCGGACTCCTGCCTGTAATGGACGATTTTGACCGCGCATTGCAGAATCTTGACGGCACGAATGAGATCGGAGCCATCAAAAAGGGGGTGGAGCTTATTTATACCAAGCTGAAGGACTATCTCAGAAGAAAAGGTGTGAAAGAGATCGAGGCCCTGGGAGATGAGTTCAATACCGATATGCATGAGGCAGTGACAAAATTCCCGGTTGACGATAAAAAAAAGAAGGGCAGAATTGTTGATGTGATAGAGAAAGGGTATATGCTTCATGACAAGGTAATAAGGTACGCCAAAGTTGTTGTGGGCGAATAG
- the dnaJ gene encoding molecular chaperone DnaJ — protein MAKRDYYEILDIKRNASQAEIKSAYRKKALQYHPDKNPGDPTAEEKFKEAAEAYEVLGNEQKRARYDQYGHAGVQGDAGGFGGGGMTVEDIFSHFGDIFGGSFGGFGGFSSGRRARRVNKGSNLRVKVKLSLKDIAAGVEKKIKVTKYVACKVCEGTGAQNGTAFSDCSTCHGAGQVTRISNTFLGQMQSTTTCPSCGGEGKSITSKCPSCYGEGIVKETEVVKLNIPAGVAEGMQMSVGGKGNAARRGGVNGDLLVVIEEEKHPELIRDGNDLIYYLYLSFPEAALGVPVEIPTVEGKVKIKVEPGTQPGKILRLRGKGLPDINGYGKGDLLVNINVWVPKNLSKEEQQAIEKLRESNNFTPDPSKEDKNFFERMKSYFE, from the coding sequence ATGGCAAAAAGAGATTATTACGAAATACTCGATATTAAACGCAATGCCAGCCAGGCAGAAATAAAGTCGGCATACCGGAAAAAAGCGCTGCAGTATCACCCCGACAAAAATCCGGGAGACCCAACCGCCGAGGAAAAGTTCAAGGAGGCTGCAGAGGCCTACGAGGTGCTTGGCAACGAACAAAAGAGGGCAAGGTATGACCAGTACGGACATGCCGGAGTTCAGGGAGATGCAGGCGGCTTTGGCGGAGGCGGCATGACAGTGGAGGATATATTCAGCCATTTCGGCGATATTTTTGGCGGCAGTTTCGGTGGTTTCGGCGGATTTTCCAGTGGAAGGCGAGCCCGCAGGGTTAATAAGGGCTCGAACCTGAGGGTCAAAGTGAAACTCAGCCTGAAAGATATTGCCGCCGGTGTGGAGAAGAAGATAAAGGTAACCAAATATGTGGCATGCAAAGTATGTGAAGGCACCGGGGCTCAAAACGGTACCGCTTTCAGTGACTGCTCTACATGTCATGGCGCCGGACAGGTTACCAGAATCTCCAACACGTTTCTCGGACAGATGCAGTCTACCACAACCTGCCCATCCTGTGGCGGCGAAGGCAAGAGCATAACAAGCAAGTGCCCGTCGTGTTACGGAGAGGGTATCGTAAAAGAGACTGAAGTGGTAAAGCTCAATATTCCTGCCGGTGTTGCAGAAGGCATGCAGATGTCGGTCGGCGGCAAGGGTAATGCAGCCCGGAGAGGAGGCGTCAACGGCGACCTGCTGGTGGTCATCGAGGAGGAAAAACATCCTGAACTGATAAGAGACGGTAATGACCTTATATATTACCTGTACCTTAGCTTCCCTGAAGCGGCACTGGGAGTGCCTGTAGAGATACCAACCGTTGAAGGTAAAGTGAAGATCAAGGTTGAACCGGGAACCCAACCGGGCAAGATACTGAGGCTGCGGGGCAAGGGGCTGCCTGATATTAACGGCTACGGCAAGGGTGACCTGCTTGTCAATATAAACGTATGGGTGCCCAAAAACCTGTCAAAGGAAGAGCAGCAGGCAATCGAGAAATTGAGAGAGTCAAACAACTTTACACCTGATCCCAGCAAAGAAGATAAAAATTTTTTCGAGAGGATGAAGAGCTATTTTGAATAA